CGACTCGCTCCAGTACATCGCGCGCGACCCCATGTACCGGTCGCACCATGAAGGCGAGCTGTCGTTCTCGTTCGTGTACTCCTTCAGCGAGAACTTCGTGCTGCCGATCAGCCACGACGAGGTCGTTCACGGCAAGGGCAGCCTGTTCGGCCGGATGCCGGGCGATCACTGGCAGAAGCTGGCGAACATGCGCGCCTTCCTCGCCTACATGTGGGGTCACCCCGGCAAGCAGCTGCTGTTCATGGGCCAGGAATTCGGTCAGATGTCGGAGTGGTCGGAGTCCCGCAGCCTCGACTGGTGGATGCTCGACCAGCCCGCTCACCGGCAGCTGCACGACTTCGTCGCCGAGCTCAACCGCGTGTACAAGGACCAGGCGGCGCTGTGGTCACGCGACCACGACGGGGCGGCCTTCTCGCGCCTGGGCGCTCCCGCGTGGAATCCGAACGTCCTCGCCTTCGCCCGCCGCGACCACCACGGCAACACCATCGCCGTCGTCTGCAACTTCTCGGGCGTTCCCCTGAGTGATTTCCCCCTCGACCTCCCCGAGGCGGGGACCTGGACCGAGGTGCTGAACAGCGACGCGGAGGTCTTCGGCGGCTCGGGCCAGGGAAACCTCGGTGCCGTCACCACCGACGCCCGCGGCAACGCGACGCTGACCCTTCCGCCCCTGGGCGTGCTCTGGCTGCATCACCGCCCCGGCGCCTGACGACGCGTGAACACCGACGGCCCCGTCTGCGGACGGGGCCGTCGTGTGTGGCGCAGGTGGTCACGCGGGCGGACGAGACGCGAAGCCGACCCGCACCGCGCGGTGCGGCGCGGTCGTCAGTCCGAAGCCGGCGCCGGCCGCCCGCCGCTCAGAAGAGCAGGGATGCCAGGCGGGTCCGGGCGCGGGTGACGCGGGGGTCGTCGTCGCCGACCAGTCCGAACAGCTCGAGCAGCCGCTCGCGCACCGGCGCGCGCTCATCGGCGGGCAGCGCGGCGAACACCTCGAGGAGGCGCCCGAACGCATCGTCGACGTGTCCGCCGACGACGTCGAGGTCGGCGACGAGGAACTGCTCGTCGATTCCCGTGGGAGAAGCCGCGGCCGCGGCACGTGCCGCCTGCAGATCTGCGCCCTGCACACGGTCGAGGAGGCGCACCTGACCGAGACCGGCGCGCGCGTCGGCATCGCGCGGATTCTCCGCGAGGGCCTTCTCGTACGCCGCGATGGCTCGGGCGTAGTCGCCTTCTTCGATCGCGGCGAACGCTTCGGCGTGCAGCGGAGGGAGCGGCTCGTCAGCGGGGGCACCCGCGTCGGACGCGCCATCGACCGGCACGGTCCCCGTCACGCCATGCTGGGCGGCGAGCTGAAGGAGCTGAGCGAAGACGTCGCGCACCTGCTGCTCGGGTACGGCTCCGGTGAACAGGGGAACGGGCTGTCCGGCCACGAGCGCGAGCACCATCGGGATCGACTGGGCGCGGAAGCCCTGCGCGAGCTGCGGGTTCGCGTCGACGTCCACCTTGGCGAGCACGAGACGGCCGCCGAGTTCGGTCACCACCTTCTCGAGCACCGGGCTCAGCTGCTTGCACGGTTCGCACCACTCCGCCCACAGGTCGATGACGACGGGCACGGTGCGGGA
The DNA window shown above is from Microbacterium proteolyticum and carries:
- a CDS encoding tetratricopeptide repeat protein; translated protein: MSTPAPGSVLRGAVDLSSLRNRPQTPAPAPASADATTAGATPLVFDVTDATFGEVLELSRTVPVVIDLWAEWCEPCKQLSPVLEKVVTELGGRLVLAKVDVDANPQLAQGFRAQSIPMVLALVAGQPVPLFTGAVPEQQVRDVFAQLLQLAAQHGVTGTVPVDGASDAGAPADEPLPPLHAEAFAAIEEGDYARAIAAYEKALAENPRDADARAGLGQVRLLDRVQGADLQAARAAAAASPTGIDEQFLVADLDVVGGHVDDAFGRLLEVFAALPADERAPVRERLLELFGLVGDDDPRVTRARTRLASLLF